From the genome of Salvelinus fontinalis isolate EN_2023a chromosome 20, ASM2944872v1, whole genome shotgun sequence, one region includes:
- the LOC129817429 gene encoding CAD protein-like isoform X3, whose amino-acid sequence MATLILEDGTTFKGRLFGANASVSGEVVFQTGMVGYPEALTDPSYRCQILTLTYPLQGNYGIPQDEEGDFGLSKWFESSKIHAAALIVGEVSQNPSHWSSAMSLDQWLKEQGIPGLEGVDTRSLTKKIREKGTMLGKLVVDGTLEANVPFDNPDQRNLVKEVSMKEPLVFNPSGTVRITAVDCGIKYNQIRCLCQRGACVTVVPWDHPLDSTDFDGLFISNGPGDPQFCKETINNVRKVVCVDNPKPVFGICLGHQLLSLVIGAKTYKMKYGNRGHNQPCIHKGTDRCFITSQNHGFAVDPLTLPQDWDVLFTNANDQTSEGIVHNTKHLFSVQFHPEHMAGPTDLVSLFDVFLDTVRDHKEGKSGKPVKQRLTEHLTYPGSPKPEEFVRPRKVLILGSGGLSIGQAGEFDYSGSQAIKALKQENIQTVLINPNIATVQTSKGLADKVYFLPLTPEYVTEVIKNERPDGVLLTFGGQTALNCGVELTKRGVLEKYAVRVLGTPVASIEMTEDRKIFVEKMEEINEHVAPSEAALSVEQAVAAAERLGYPVLVRSAFALGGLGSGFANNSEELTSLVTSAFAHTSQVLVDKSLKGWKEIEYEVVRDAYDNCITVCNMENIDPLGIHTGESIVVAPSQTLNDYEYNMLRDTAIKVIRHLGIVGECNIQYALNPESEQYYIIEVNARLSRSSALASKATGYPLAYVAAKLGLGIPLPVLKNSVTNQTTANFEPSLDYCVVKVPRWDLSKFLRVSTKIGSSMKSVGEVMAIGRSFEEAFQKALRMVDENCVGFDHTIKPVSDEELQTPTDKRIFVLAAALRAGYTVDRLYDLTKIDRWFLHKMKNIADHEKVLESYNQDESAMPLEVMRKAKQLGFSDKQIALAVQSTELAMRKLRRDWSILPVVKQIDTVAAEWPAQTNYLYLTYNGTESDLGFSEPHVMVIGSGVYRIGSSVEFDWCAVGCIMELRKMGYKTIMVNYNPETVSTDYDMCDRLYFDEISFEVVMDIYEMENPEGVILSMGGQLPNNIAMSLHRQQCRILGTSPEFIDSAENRFKFSRMLDTIGISQPLWKELTAIESAMKFCETVGYPCLVRPSYVLSGAAMNVAYTDSDLEKYLSSAVAVSKEYPVVISKFIQEAKEIDVDAVACDGVVMAIAVSEHVENAGVHSGDATLVTPAQDINQKTMERIKMIVHAIGLELQVTGPFNLQLIAKDDQLKVIECNVRVSRSFPFVSKTLGVDLVALATRVIMGEEVEPVGLMKGVGIVGVKVPQFSFSRLAGADVVLGVEMTSTGEVACFGENRYEAYLKAMLSTGFKIPKKNILLSIGSYKNKSELLPTVQAMESLGYDLYASLGTADFYTEHGVKVMAVDWPFEEEESDCPNKDKQRNILEYLEDHHFDMVINLSMRNSGGRRLSSFVTKGYRTRRMAIDYSVPLIIDIKCTKLFFQALRLVGGFPPVKTHVDCMTSQKLIRLPGLIDVHVHLREPGATHKEDFSSGTAAALAGGITMVCAMPNTAPAIIDLSSLTMVQKLAKAGCRCDYALYVGAASDNAAVLPSIANSAAGLKMYLNDTYSTLKMDNVSVWMEHFEKWPKHLPIVAHAEKQTVAAILMVAQLYQRAVHICHVAKKEEILIIRVAKQKGIQVTCEVAPHHLFLCEENVADIGDGRAQVRPMLGTREDMEALWEHMDIIDCFATDHAPHSVEEKNSEKPPPGYPGLETMLPLLLTAVSDGRLTVDDIIKRLYDNPRKIFSLPAQDNTYVEVDLEQEWVIPKHMQFTKSKWTPFEGMKVKGKVRRVVLRGEVAYIDGQVLVPPGYGEDVKTWAAPIPTQPPEPVKEVQQALAIVWQTPEHPRLTSPCEGIRAPSPRRSAGDGRYMLPPRIHRSSDPGVTPAEDSRERALRRAFEEDLKEEMAPAAGDGSSHPPPLARVLSPRAEAGLGVAAGQPQTLTHLQTSPLLHPLVGQHVLSVRQFSKEQISHLFNVAHTLRLMIQKERTLDILKGKVMASMFYEVSTRTSSSFAAAMQRLGGSVVHFCEATSSSQKGESLADSVQTMSCYADVLVLRHPMPGAVESAARHCRKPVINAGDGVGEHPTQALLDVFTIREELGTVNGMTITMVGDLKHGRTVHSLARLLTQYRITLRYVAPKNLHMPSEIIDFVASKGIKQEEFESIEEALPDTDVLYITRIQKERFSSEEEYKACFGQFILTPHIMTGAKRKMVVMHPLPRVNEISAEVDTDPRAAYFRQAENGMYIRMALLATVMGR is encoded by the exons atggcaaCCCTGATTTTAGAAGATGGGACCACCTTCAAGGGACGCCTTTTCGGGGCAAATGCGTCGGTGTCTGGTGAAGTTG TGTTCCAGACAGGCATGGTGGGCTACCCAGAGGCCCTGACTGACCCGTCCTACAGGTGTCAGATTCTCACCCTCACCTACCCTCTGCAGGGCAACTATGGCATACCCCAGGATGAGGAGGGGGACTTTGGACTCAGCAAG TGGTTTGAGTCTTCTAAGATCCACGCTGCAGCCCTCATCGTCGGGGAGGTCTCCCAGAACCCCAGCCACTGGAGCTCAGCCATGTCTCTGGACCAGTGGCTCAAAGAGCAGGGCATCCCCGGCCTAGAGG GAGTTGACACCCGCAGTCTGACCAAGAAGATCCGTGAGAAGGGAACCATGCTGGGGAAGCTTGTTGTGGATGGAACGCTGGAGGCCAACGTTCCATTTGACAACCCTGACCAGAGGAACCTGGTCAAGGAGGTGTCCATGAAG GAGCCCCTGGTGTTCAACCCCAGTGGTACTGTCAGGATCACAGCAGTAGACTGTGGCATTAAGTACAACCAAATCCGCTGCCTGTGTCAGAGAGGGGCCTGTGTCACTGTGGTGCCCTGGGATCACCCACTGGACAGCACAG ATTTTGATGGGCTATTCATAAGCAATGGCCCTGGGGACCCCCAGTTCTGTAAGGAGACCATAAACAACGTGAGGAAGGTGGTGTGTGTGGATAACCCCAAGCCTGTGTTTGGTATCTGCCTGGGCCACCAGCTTCTCTCCCTTGTCATCGGAGCAAAAACCTACAAAATGAA GTATGGAAATCGTGGCCATAACCAGCCCTGCATCCACAAGGGCACGGATCGCTGTTTTATAACTTCTCAGAACCATGGCTTTGCTGTGGACCCTCTCACCCTGCCTCAGGACTGGGATGTGCTCTTCACCAATGCCAATGACCAGACCAGTGAGGGCATTGTGCACAACACCAAACACCTGTTCAG TGTCCAGTTCCACCCAGAGCACATGGCAGGCCCCACtgacctggtcagtctatttGATGTGTTTCTGGACACTGTTCGAGACCACAAGGAGGGCAAGAGTGGCAAACCAG tgAAGCAGAGACTGACGGAGCACCTGACCTACCCTGGGTCTCCCAAGCCGGAAGAGTTTGTTCGGCCACGCAAGGTCCTGATCCTGGGCTCTGGGGGCCTCTCCATCGGACAGGCTGGGGAGTTTGATTACTCTGGCTCTCAG GCCATAAAAGCATTGAAGCAGGAGAACATTCAGACTGTGCTCATCAACCCCAACATTGCCACGGTTCAGACCTCCAAGGGACTGGCTGACAAGGTTTACTTCCTACCTCTCACCCCGGAGTACGTCACTGAG GTGATAAAGAATGAGCGTCCAGACGGGGTCCTCCTGACCTTCGGGGGGCAGACTGCTCTAAATTGCGGGGTGGAGCTGACCAAAAGGGGTGTCCTGGAGAAGTATGCGGTGCGTGTGCTGGGGACGCCAGTGGCCTCCATCGAGATGACTGAGGACAGGAAGATCTTTGTGGAGAAGATGGAGGAGATCAATGAACACGTGGCGCCCAGCGAGGCTGCTCTGTCTGTGGAGCAG GCGGTGGCGGCTGCAGAGCGTCTAGGCTACCCTGTCCTGGTGCGCTCTGCCTTTGCCCTGGGCGGACTGGGCTCTGGCTTCGCCAATAACAGTGAGGAGTTGACCTCTCTGGTGACCTCTGCCTTCGCCCACACCTCCCAGGTCCTAGTGGACAAGTCCCTGAAGGGCTGGAAGGAGATCGAGTATGAAGTGGTCAGAGACGCCTACGACAACTGTATCACC GTATGTAACATGGAGAACATTGATCCTCTGGGTATCCACACTGGGGAGTCGATCGTGGTGGCGCCCAGTCAGACGCTCAATGACTATGAGTACAACATGTTGAGGGACACCGCCATCAAGGTCATCAGACACCTGGGCATCGTGGGAGAGTGTAACATCCAGTATGCCCTCAACCCGGAGTCTGAACAG TACTACATCATTGAGGTGAATGCCCGTCTGTCTCGGAGCTCAGCTCTGGCCAGTAAAGCTACAGGATATCCCCTGGCCTATGTGGCTGCCAAGCTGGGATTGGGCATCCCTCTACCTGTCCTCAA GAACTCGGTGACCAACCAGACCACGGCTAACTTTGAGCCCAGTCTGGACTACTGTGTGGTGAAGGTCCCTCGCTGGGATCTCAGCAAGTTCCTCCGTGTCAGCACCAAGATAGGTAGCTCCATGAAAAGCGTGG GAGAGGTGATGGCCATCGGCCGCAGCTTTGAGGAAGCCTTCCAGAAGGCTCTACGGATGGTGGATGAGAACTGTGTGGGCTTTGACCACACCATCAAACCAGTGTCTGACGAG GAGCTGCAGACTCCGACAGACAAGCGTATATTTGTGCTGGCGGCTGCTCTGAGGGCGGGCTACACAGTGGACCGCCTGTACGACCTGACCAAGATCGACCGCTGGTTCCTCCACAAGATGAAGAACATTGCGGACCATGAGAAGGTGCTGGAGTCGTACAACCAGGACGAGAGCGCCATGCCTCTGGAGGTGATGAGGAAAGCCAAGCAGCTGGGCTTCTCAGACAAACAGATCGCCTTGGCTGTGCAGAG CACGGAGCTGGCAATGAGGAAGCTGCGACGTGATTGGAGCATCTTGCCGGTGGTGAAGCAGATCGACACTGTTGCAGCAGAGTGGCCAGCCCAGACCAACTACCTGTACCTGACCTATAACGGTACAGAGAGCGACCTGGGCTTCAGCGAGCCCCATGTAATGGTAATCGGCTCCGGCGTTTACCGCATTGGCAGCAGTGTGGAGTTTGATTGGTGTGCTGTGGGCTGCATCATGGAGCTCAGGAAG ATGGGCTATAAAACCATCATGGTGAACTATAACCCAGAGACTGTCAGCACAGACTACGACATGTGCGACCGCCTCTACTTCGATGAGATCTCCTTTGAA gTTGTTATGGACATCTATGAGATGGAGAACCCAGAGGGAGTGATCCTGTCCATGGGGGGCCAGCTGCCCAACAACATCGCCATGTCCCTCCACAGGCAGCAGTGTCGCATCCTGGGCACCTCCCCGGAGTTCATCGACTCTGCTGAGAACAGGTTCAAGTTTTCACGCATGCTGGACACCATCGGCATCAGCCAGCCCCTGTGGAAGGAACTCACAGCGATTGAG TCGGCCATGAAGTTCTGTGAGACCGTGGGCTACCCGTGTCTGGTGCGTCCCTCCTACGTTCTGAGCGGAGCAGCCATGAACGTGGCGTACACAGACAGCGACCTGGAGAAGTACCTGAGCAGCGCTGTGGCCGTGTCCAAGGAATACCCTGTGGTAATCTCCAAGTTCATCCAGGAGGCCAAG GAGATAGACGTGGACGCGGTGGCATGTGACGGTGTGGTGATGGCCATTGCCGTGTCAGAGCATGTGGAGAACGCTGGGGTGCACTCTGGGGACGCCACCCTGGTCACGCCCGCCCAGGATATCAACCAGAAGACCATGGAGCGCATCAAGATGATTGTTCACGCCATCGGTCTGGAGCTGCAGGTCACCGGGCCCTTCAACCTGCAACTCATCGCTAAG GATGACCAGCTGAAGGTGATCGAGTGCAACGTCCGAGTCTCCCGCTCCTTCCCGTTCGTCTCGAAGACACTGGGAGTGGATCTGGTCGCCCTGGCAACACGTGTCATCATGGGAGAAGAGGTGGAGCCTGTGGGCCTGATGAAAGGAGTGGGCATCGTGGGTGTCAAG gtcccCCAGTTCTCGTTTTCTCGTCTGGCTGGGGCTGATGTGGTTCTGGGGGTAGAGATGACCAGCACTGGGGAGGTGGCCTGCTTTGGAGAGAACAGATACGAGGCCTATCTAAAGGCCATGCTGAGCACAGGCTTCAAGATCCCCAAGAAGAACATTTTGCTCTCCATCGGCAGTTATAAG AACAAGAGTGAGCTACTGCCTACTGTACAGGCTATGGAGAGTCTAGGCTATGATTTGTATGCCAGTCTGGGGACCGCTGACTTCTACACTGAGCATGGAGTCAAG GTGATGGCAGTGGACTGGCCGTTTGAGGAAGAGGAGAGCGACTGCCCCAACAAGGACAAGCAGAGGAACATATTGGAATACTTGGAGGACCACCACTTTGACATGGTCATCAACCTCTCCATGAGGAACTCTGGAGGCCGACGCCTCTCCTCCTTTGTAACCAAAGGTTACCGCACTCGCCGCATGGCCATCGACTACTCAGTCCCCCTCATCATTGACATCAAGTGCACCAAGCTATTTTTCCAG GCGCTGCGTCTGGTTGGCGGCTTTCCGCCCGTCAAGACTCACGTGGACTGTATGACGTCACAGAAGTTGATTCGCCTGCCTG GTCTGATAGATGTGCACGTCCACTTGCGGGAGCCGGGTGCCACTCACAAGGAGGACTTCTCCTCGGGCACAGCGGCTGCCTTAGCAGGGGGAATCACCATGGTGTGTGCCATGCCCAACACGGCACCCGCCATCATCGACCTCAGCTCTCTCACCATGGTCCAGAAG CTTGCCAAGGCAGGGTGTCGCTGTGACTATGCCCTCTATGTCGGGGCGGCTTCAGACAATGCTGCCGTCTTACCCTCCATCGCCAACTCCGCCGCTGGGCTGAAGATGTATCTGAACGACACCTACTCCACTCTGAAGATGGACAATGTCTCAGTTTGGATGGAG CACTTTGAGAAATGGCCCAAGCACCTACCAATTGTGGCTCACGCAGAGAAGCAGACGGTGGCAGCCATCTTGATGGTGGCACAGCTCTACCAGAGAGCTGTTCATATCTGCCACGTGGCCAAGAAGGAGGAG ATTCTGATCATCCGTGTGGCCAAGCAGAAAGGCATCCAGGTGACGTGTGAGGTGGCGCCCCATCACCTCTTCCTGTGTGAGGAGAACGTGGCGGACATCGGGGACGGCCGGGCGCAGGTACGCCCCATGCTGGGAACCCGGGAGGACATGGAGGCCCTCTGGGAACACATGGACATCATTGACTGCTTCGCAACCGACCACG CCCCCCATTCAGTGGAGGAGAAGAACTCTGAGAAGCCCCCCCCAGGCTACCCTGGCCTGGAGACCATGCTGCCCCTCCTCCTCACCGCCGTCAGCGACGGGCGCCTCACCGTCGACGATATCATCAAGCGCTTGTACGACAACCCCCGCAAGATCTTCTCCCTGCCCGCACAGGACAACACTTATGTAGAG GTGGACCTGGAGCAGGAGTGGGTCATACCCAAACACATGCAGTTCACCAAGTCCAAGTGGACGCCTTTCGAAGGCATGAAGGTGAAGGGCAAGGTCCGCAGAGTGGTTCTCAGAGGAGAGGTGGCCTACATCGACGGACAGGTGCTGGTCCCTCCTGGTTATGGAGAGGATGTGAAGACTTGGGCTGCACCCATCCCCACCCAGCCCCCTGAGCCGGTGAAAGAAGTCCAACAG GCATTGGCTATTGTGTGGCAGACCCCAGAGCACCCCCGGCTGACCTCGCCGTGTGAGGGCATCCGCGCCCCGAGCCCTCGCCGCTCCGCTGGGGATGGACGCTACATGCTCCCACCCCGTATCCACAGGTCATCTGACCCAGGCGTTACACCAG CTGAAGATTCAAGGGAAAGAGCATTAAGAAGAGCATTTGAAGAAGATTTAAAAGAAG AGATGGCCCCTGCAGCTGGGGATGGCTCCAGCCATCCCCCTCCCCTAGCCAGGGTCCTGTCCCCCCGGGCTGAGGCAGGGTTGGGGGTAGCGGCAGGGCAGCCCCAGACCCTGACCCACCTTCAGACCTCCCCCCTACTGCACCCCCTAGTGGGACAACACGTCCTCTCTGTCAGGCAGTTCAGCAAGGAACAG atttctcacttgttTAACGTGGCCCATACTCTTCGCCTGATGATTCAGAAAGAGAGAACCCTGGACATCCTGAAG GGTAAGGTGATGGCGTCCATGTTCTACGAGGTCAGCACGCGCACCAGCAGCTCGTTTGCGGCGGCCATGCAGCGTCTGGGCGGCTCTGTGGTCCATTTCTGCGAGGCCACCTCCTCGTCGCAGAAGGGTGAATCTCTAGCCGACTCGGTCCAGACCATGAGCTGCTATGCCGACGTCCTGGTACTCCGACACCCCATGCCAGGGGCTGTAGAG TCTGCAGCGAGGCATTGTCGGAAGCCAGTGATCAACGCTGGGGACGGGGTCGGGGAGCACCCCACTCAGGCCCTGCTGGATGTGTTTACCATCAGAGAGGAGCTGGGCACGGTCAATGGCATGACG atcACCATGGTAGGAGACCTGAAGCACGGACGCACTGTGCATTCCCTGGCCAGGCTGCTCACCCAGTACAGGATCACTCTGCGCTACGTCGCCCCAAAGAACCTGCACATGCCCTCCGAGATCATAGACTTTGTGGCCTCCAAAGGCATCAAGCAG GAAGAGTTTGAGAGCATCGAGGAGGCACTGCCTGACACTGACGTGCTCTACATTACCaggatccagaaggagaggttTTCCTCAGAGGAAGAGTACAAAGCG TGCTTCGGTCAGTTCATCCTTACCCCACACATCATGACTGGAGCCAAGAGGAAGATGGTGGTGATGCATCCTCTACCGAGAGTCAATGAGATCAG TGCGGAAGTGGACACAGATCCTCGTGCTGCCTACTTCCGGCAGGCTGAGAACGGCATGTACATCCGCATGGCCCTCCTGGCCACAGTGATGGGTagatga